TATAACATAATACTGCTGCTTTATTCTTTAACAGTGAAATAGCAATCAGAAGAGAGAACATATTGGGAATTGAATTTATGAATCCAATTAATTGGATACTCAACaacaacataggcctacctctcAACAGTGGTTTTGTTATAAAATAGGGTTGGAACTCTAAATATAGGTGTAAATACCTCTCTATGGCTTGTGAGGTTGTCAAGGATGGCCAATGAGGGAACAAAACAGCTGCTATTTGCAACACTAAATAGTTAGTACTACTAATAGTAAAACGTCACCAATGTGTTTGATTCCTAAATATTTACTTAACAATATCATACTATAACTATATAAGCATTCACTGTATGGATTTTCAAGTTGTCACTTGTAACATCCATTGTAACATCCAATTTTTCTTTGAATGTTAATTGGGTAGAATATGTTACTGTTAATGTGTTGTAAAACATAACGCTGTTGATTTATTCTAAGGGATGTTAGTGTGAATGCCTCTATGCACAGTATGGAAAGTAGGAGTTGTGTTAATTTAGTAGTTTTAAACTAAAATGTAAAACTGTAGCTTTACTGTAACTCACCATATAGAAGGTTGATTTTGCACAgatctgttttttttgtgtgtgtgtgtgtgtgtagttatgccattaacgtgtgtgtgtgtgtgtgtgtgtgtgtgtgtgtgtgtgtgtgtgtgtgtgtgtgtgtgtgtgtgtgtgtgcgcgtgcatgtcaGTGAGCGAGTAGGTCCGTGGTGGGATCTCCCTTCCTACAGGAAGAAATGGACGAGGCAGATCCTCAACAATGTGTCCTTTCATGTGGAGAGTGGTCAGCTCATGGGTATCTTAGGAAACTCAGGtgggacacacatgcacacacacacacacacatgcacacacatacagtcgcacaaacgcacacacacatgcacacacacacacacacacacacacatgcacacacagacttagacagccacacacatacgcacacacacacacacaaacacacatagtgAGCAGATACATTCCAACACATAGACCCATATGTGCCCAAATGTTGTATCTGTAGACCCACAAATAcatcatatgcatacacacatacacacacacacacacatgtagacagaacacatactctcacacagtGTAAGTGTATTCTGAGATTGAGAATGTCTGTAATTtttgtgttttcattgtgtgtgtgtgtgtgtgtgtgtgtgtgtgtgtgtgtgtgtgtgtgtgtgtgtgtatgcgtgtgtgtgtgtgtgtgtgcgtgcatgcatgtgtgtgtgggtcaggtTCAGGGAAGACGACGCTGCTGGACACAGTAGCGGGCAGGATCGGGCACTCTGGCTCTCTGCAGGGGGAGGTCCTCATCAATGGAAGGAAGCTCAAGACTGAACAGTTCCAAGACTGCTTCTCATATGTGCTACAGGCAAGAGGCACCTCCCTAGCATCTACACCTTTTCCTGCGCTAGCATCCGCTCCACCTTTTCCTGCTCTACTGTAGCATCTACTCCACCTTTTCCTGCTCTAGCATCTACTCCACCTTTTCCTGCTCTAGCATCTACTCTGCCTTTTCCTGCGCTAGCATCCGCTCCACCTTTTCTTGCTCTAGCATCCGCTCCACCTTTTCCTGCTCTACTGTAGCATCTACTCCACCTTTTCCTGCTCTAGCATCTACTCCACCTTTTCCTGCTCTAGCATCGGCTCCACATTTTCCTGCGCTAGCATCCACTCCACCTTTTCCTGCTCTAGCATCTACTCCACCTTTTCCTGCTCTAGCATCTGCTCCACCTTTTCCTGCGCTAGCATCTGCTCCACCTTTTCCTACCTTTCTAGCTTCCTTTTTGATGGACTTTTCCttatttcttctctttcttccatGTGTTTTTGTAcgcatttcttttttctttccttgACTTTCTTGCATTCCTTCGTTTTTATTTCAAaagactcacacaaacacaggcaataGAGGGAAggatttgtatgtatgtatgtgtgtgtgtgtgtgtgtgtgtgtgtgtgtgtgtgtgtgtgtgtgtgtgtgtgtgtcagtggtaaGATATAGATTGCCTAtcttgtggtgtgtttgtgtttttgtgtgtgtgtgtgtgtgtgtgtgtgtcagtggtaaGATATAGATTgcctatcgtgtgtgtgtgtgtgtgtgtgtgtgtgtgtcagtggtaaGATATAGATTgcctatcttgtgtgtgtgtgtgtgtgtgtgtgtcagtggtaaGATATATATTgcctatcttgtgtgtgtgtgtgtgtgtgtgtgtgtgtgtcagtggtaaGATATAGATTgcctatcttgtgtgtgtgtgtgtgtcagtggtaaGATACAGATTgcctatcttgtgtgtgtgtgtgtgtgtctgtgtgtgtgtgtgtgtgtgtgtgtgtgtcagtggtaaGATATAGATTgcctatcttgtgtgtgtgtgtgtgtgtgtgtgtgtcagtggtaaGATACAGATTgcctatcttgtgtgtgtgtgtgtgtgtctgtgtgtgtgtgtgtgtgtgtgtgtgtgtgtgtgtgtgtgtcagtggtaaGATATAGATTgcctatcttgtgtgtgtgtgtgtgtgtgtgtgtgtcagtggtaaGATATAGATTGCCTAtcttgtggtgtgtttgtgtttttgtgtgtgtgtgtgtgtgtgtgtgtgtcagtggtaaGATATAGATTgcctatcgtgtgtgtgtgtgtgtgtgtgtgtgtgtcagtggtaaGATATAGATTgcctatcttgtgtgtgtgtgtgtgtgtgtgtgtcagtggtaaGATATATATTgcctatcttgtgtgtgtgtgtgtgtgtgtgtgtgtgtgtcagtggtaaGATATAGATTgcctatcttgtgtgtgtgtgtgtgtgtgtgtgtgtcagtggtaaGATACAGATTgcctatcttgtgtgtgtgtgtgtgtgtctctgtgtgtgtgtgtgtgtgtgtgtgtcagtggtaaGATATAGATTgcctatcttgtgtgtgtgtgtgtgtgtgtgtgtgtcagtggtaaGATACAGATTgcctatcttgtgtgtgtgtgtgtgtgtgtgtgtgtgtctgtgtgtgtgtgtgtgtgtgtgtgtgtgtgtgtgtgtgtcagtggtaaGATATAGATTgcctatcttgtgtgtgtgtgtgtgtgtgtgtgtgtcagtggtaaGATATAGATTgcctatcttgtgtgtgtgtgtgtgtgtgtgtgtgtgtcagtggtaaGATACAGATTgcctatcttgtgtgtgtgtgtgtgtgtgtgtgtcagtggtaaGATATAGATTGCCTATCTTTACAAACCTACAGTGTCCCTTACCTCTTACCTACTCTCACTTTCTTCTAGTCATAGGATAAATTGcagcatgtcacacacacacacacacacacacatgcataaacaaacatataGATAGACCCAGAAGTAAAAAGAGACTGAACTTTGGCCCATGTGACTGGAGTCGGAGTTAGCGAGGGAAAGTTGAGCCGACAGGTAAGCTGGAGTCATGTCCACCTCGGTCGGCACCCTGCCCGTAAACTTTCCCTTCCGCCCCAGAGCACCCTGGGTAATAATAATAACGCCTTGGTCTCTCATGAGGGACCCCATAAATTAGCCAGCGGCCCCGTCCCCTGTAATCTTCCCCAAGGCTGCCCATGTGTATCTGCCGCTAAATGAAATAATCAAGCGCTGGAGCCCGGCTCCTTGGAAGCAGGCGCACTCCTCGCCAGCGATAAACTTCTCCTCACTCACGCGGCCCACAGGCTAATCCCCTAATtaacccctccccacacacacacacacacacacacacacacacacactcacacacacacacacacacacacacacacacacacacacacacacacacacacacacccctcatctGGGGAAGAGGATGTGATATTACTGGAAGTCCCAGTGTAATTAATAAGAGTGAAAGGGACTTCTTAAGAGCCAGAAAAGTTGTAGTGGTCAAACTCTATTACTGTAAAGTTGCAGTGATCAAACTCTTATTACTATAAGGTTGCAGTGATCAAACTCTTATCACTATAAGGTTGCAGTGGTCAAACTCTTTTTACTATAAGGTAAGTACTAAGTAGGCTGCATGCTAGCAGCTGTGACAACAGACAGGGACTTGTTTAGACAACAGAAATAATTTACATGTAAAGGATTATAGtaataacaacaaaacaacaacataacaaacaaataacaacaaccaAACAGATGTTAGATTATAGGTTCTTTGATCATATTTAACTTACCTTAAAGACGCCGCAGGCACAAACAAACTATAGAcaacaggaggtgtgtgtgtgtgtgtgtgtgtgtgtgtgtgtgtgtgtgtgtgtgtgtgtctgtgtgtgtgtgtgcgtgcgtgtgtgcgtccgtgcgtgcatgtgtgtgtttagccatCAAGCATGCTGTGACACaggcagtgttgccacagttaccttgaaaaagtaatctgattactgattactcctttaaaaagtaacttagttactttactgattacttgattttaaaagtgactaagttagattacaagttactttattagttactttcagcagctgccgacaacacccccaacgcctcaacataaaaatgataaccggttttgccaatactcactatactggaagtgcattttaacagcaatgtatagcagacatcccaacctaacctacttagatactgaaattcagatgtttgttcaataatgtctaagtacaccaaataaggaaggcctattgatagaaattgttatagtaaaatatgtagatttttttcatgtagccttggcaactagccatcttgtagcctataggcctgagtaatatgcaaatgaaattacacttgttaaactcacctcaacaagtcttttgtaATCATTTAaccgtgagcaatgctaaagtcgctgttacaaacagtgcagtgtgcaagactatcattaggcctatgttttaatcttttgagacaattgggtacacttttgtgtagtctaatgtgaaatgggtcttaaatcttcctttttgaggggcactgacgcTGCCATGACGCttctgttcctagatacactgactgaactgattaattatgtttgttatgtttgtaaatagtagtgcgttagattactcgttactgaaaaaagtggtcaaaatagactaatgccttactaagtaacgcgttactggcatcactggacACAGGGATTGCCGGTGTTCGGTGTTCATCAAAGATTGGCTCTACCCACCCCTGACTCAGTAGAGCCCAGTAGAAACACGAGTGCTGTTTTACCACTGTACTTGGTGGCACCACGGATACCATCTCAAGAACACATGCTGCATGCCAAGACTATAATACTCAGATAAGACATAGAGCTCTCATAAGAAGCATGAGTGCTGTTTTACCACTGTACTTGGTGGCATCACAGATACCATCTGGAACACATGCTGCATGCCAATACTCAGATAAGACATAGAGCTCTCATAGGCGACATTTTAAGCAAGCTGTCAGATATTATGTATTGTAGTCTatttatgttttgcattttgacaGTTGTGAATTTCAGACTAGGTGGTtctttacaaacaaaaaactaaacaaaataaacagttaCTGTAATATTGACAAGTCAATTATGAGGCTCTATAAACTGTAAAGAACAGATAATGATTTCTCAAAACTATCCCAACCATTTGTATTTCAGATTGGCCTTTTAGGAAACATATGACATATTTATGCCATGTGTGGGTATCTATGGGCAATTCTgcacaaaactgtcacatccatagcGCCAACACAATggcatggtatttagttggcattatggacgtgacagttttgtgcGGAATTGCCCCAACATTCAGAGAACTATGCATTTTATTGGCTGAATTACAgttagtcaagtttatttacatagcacatttcatacacagaggtcattcaatgtgcattacataaacaaaagcatagaaaggcaatagtcaaagaatagtttgaAAGGTAAAGATCATGAAAAAAAAGCATAAAATGCACAAggtaaaattatttaaaaataaagaataattaaaaaagataaaataaaagacacaaggtagaataatttaaaggcagattcagaatttgtaactgagtgcagttagcagaaggCATCTGAAAACAATCAGTTTATTGCTCAGATAAGAGAACCTGCAGCTCACCTCTTATCTGAGTCCTATTCTAGGAATTATATGGAGCCTAAAATCAGCAGGTGCATCCAATTTTATCACTGATACTGGGGAACAAGTACACCAGTAATTGGTTGGCATTGTGGCCACTGGTGTCTGCATAACTAAATTCACTTCACTGCTTGATTAGCTTTCTATGAATAGAGAAATCAGGAGAGTAAACCTACCATAATTTCTCAAAACAAAAAGATAGATTGTAGCACTAGGAAAAGGAAGGTTCAGAAAATTGTCAGCAAAATTGTAGTCAACATGTATATTGAAATCACCCAAAAGCTGGATCGATGGGTACACAGGACTGACAGTAGACAGTAGCTCAGAGAATTCATTATTTAAAACAGAGGTCCGTTTGGGAGGCTAGTAGATAAGCAGTGATAATAGAGATACAGTATGTTTCAAGTAAATCGAAGCAAGACATTCAAATGAAGATAAATTCTGCAAAGGCACATATCTTATTTCTGGAGCAATGGAACACAACAAGGTCACCCCCACGCCCAGTTGTACATGGCTTGTCAATAAATTCATAACCAGGAGGGGTAGCTCCATTTAATGTGATAAATATCGTTGGGTATCTGCCAGGTTTCTGTTAAACATAGCAAGTTCATGCCTTTATCAGTAGTTACATCATTGATGAGGGGTGCTTTATTATTCAAAGATCGTACACTAAATTTGCATTCCTTGAGGCAACATGATTTTGAGAAACTTTCTGTAGAGCTAtggaacacacactcatgtttaGTTGGGCTAAAGGCATCAGCTGAGCTAAAGCAACATCAGGTGAGCTAGAGGAACAGTTGAGAAAATCAACTTAGTgaaaatattcacacacacacacacacacactgtggcacaactggctggggcacctgcaccgtacgccggcgacccggattcgattcccgccccctggtcctttccggatcccaccccggctctctctcccacttgcttcctgtcattctccactgtcctgtcacattaaaggcataaaaaagacccccccccctcaaaaagGAGCATCAGCTGGGCTAATGGAGCATCCGTTGAGTTCTAAGACCCTGCATTCTGATATGTGTATGCCCCTACCTGCTTGCCCTGCACAGAGTGATAACCTGCTGAGCTACCTGACTGTGGAGGAGACTCTCACATTCACAGCCCAGTTGGCCCTGAAGAGGCATTCCACTCAAGCCATCCGCAAGAAGGTTAGCTTACACACactatttttattctttttatatatatatatatatatatatatatatatatatatatatatatatatatatatataatgtactGATTAGTTGGCTATATTAGTGAAATACAAACAGCCAGACTGACCGtcgtgactgtgtgtgactgagcctggtgactgtgtgtgactgagcCTGGTGAATCTGTGAATGAGcctggtgactgtgtgtgactgacaggTGTCGGCGGTGATGGCGGAGCTGAGTTTGGGCCATGTGGCCCACAGTGTGATCGGTGGGCGGATCTTCCCCGGCATCTCCGGTGGTGAGAGGAGACGGGTGTCCATCGCCAGCCAGCTCCTCCAGGATCCCAGTGAGTgctagtccacacacacacacacacacacacacacacacacacacacacacacacacatttttctacacacacacacacacacacacagatagatagatagatagatagatagatagatagatagatactttattgatcctcaaggggaaattcaagaaaaaaaaacacatttctctacacacacacacacacacacacacacacacggacacacacacacacacacacacacacgcacacatagacacttGTGATTCCTACTCTTCAGTCACGTGTCCATTTATAATGGATAAGATGAAGTATATCAGACATGTTATACACAGAGAGATATTCATGATGGTGTAGTACAGGGGGATTCACATGAAGTCATCTGAACTGAAGACAGTCAGATAGCAAGTCTATTTCACCAGTACACTACAAAGACCATACACTGAAATcattattttggctttctttttctCCACAGTTTTCCGATGAATGATGCATTTGTATGACGCATTGTATCCTGGGTATTGCCTTTGAGGGTTGAACTTGCAATGATAAAGTCAAACCAAACAAATGTGACACTCAAACTATATAAGGTCCTTCTCTTAATAAGtacttaaaaataaaaacacattggaagaacagagaggagagagagaaaaagagagagagggagagagaaagagagagggagagagagagagatggagagagagagagggagagagagagagggaaagagagagaaagagagggagagagaaggggaaaagaAAGGATGGGGGGTTATCACACCTCCTGGATTAATCCAGGTCCTGGGGGATAGTTTTTGTGTGCTTTATCAAGGGAGGGactttaaggtgtgtgtgtgtgtgtgtgtgtgtgtgtgcgtggggggggggggggtgtattggGACAGAGCATGGGGGATTAGTGGTAGGATTCCACTTAGGAAGGCCACCCAATTATGAAGAGTTCCCAACCGAGTCGCCCCTCATCAGGacacaaatgaataaataaatcacTTAATGCCACTTTTAATTCCCCTCCCCCGCACACAAAAGGCAATCTTTTAATTGTCTTAATTGGCAAAATTAACGAGAGAGATGGCATGCTTATCTCCGACGGCTTCTTCCCACTCGAGAGGGAATGGAGTGGCCTGAGTGCAGAAGTTTGTGAGATTGTTACTCACCTTTTGCTTTTCTCTCTGCTTTGTTGACTTCTTTGTTCTCCGCCTACTGGGCATGTGTGATGTCATCAACCTGCGTCACCGTAGAGGTGATACTGTTGGACGAGCCAACGACAGGTCTGGACAgcatgacagccaatcagattgtgGTGTTGTTGGCGGAGCTGGCGAAGAGAGATCGTGTCGTCATAGTAACCATTCACCAACCTCGCTCAGAACTCTTTAGGGTGAGTAAGACAGGGTGGTCTGTCTAGAGTTTTAATAAAGATGTTTAAAACTGATAGTATTGAATGCATTATGCATTCGTTATatgtaataaataaaaatgtaagaAAATTGACCCATGCTCTAATACTGTTAAgccatttttgtattttaatgcTGTGAATTGCATGTGAATTATATGTTTGATATCATCCATAATAATCTTGTTATAATTGTTTTAACATTTTGTAATTGTTTGTAACATTTTGCAGCACAAATTTTGTGTGTTCATAAGTTGGCCTGTTGTTGCTTGTACCTATTGATGGGTATAGTGTTGGCCTTTGGAGAGCTGCTGtgctgaggttgtgtgtgtgtgtgtgtgtgtgtgcgtgtatgcgtgcgtgtgtgtgtgcgttggcatAGGTGTTCAATAGGATCGCCATTATGAGTCTGGGCGAGCTGGTGTTCTGTGGAGAGCCGGGGGAGATGGTGGACTTCTTCAGTGGCCTCGGCTATGAGTGCCCAGAGTACTGCAACCCGTTCGATATCTATGGTATGTCAACAGTACTGCAACCCGCTTGATATCTATGGTATGTCAACAGTACTGCAACCCGTTTGATATCTATGGTATGTCCAGAGTACTGCAACCCGTTCGATATCTATGGTATGTCAACAGTACTGCAACCCGCTTGATATCTATGGTATGTCAACAGTACTGCAACCCGTTTGATATCTATGGTATGTCCAGAGTACTGCAACCCGTTTGATATCTATGGTATGTCAACAGTACTGCAACCCGTTTGATATCTATGGTATGGTATGTCCAGAGTACTGCAACCGGTTCAATATCTATGGTATGTCCAGAGTACGGCAACCCGTTCAATATCTATGGTATGTCCAGAGTACTGCAACCCGTTCAATATCTATGGTATGGTATGTCCAGAGTACTGCAACCCGCTCTGACCATGCTGAACATGTAGTTAGCTTTGATATGTCAATCACAGGATATGTTGCATACTTTGCATACCAGGAATTTAGAcaaaatgtgatttttttttggtGTGCATGAATGCAGTAATCCTTTGTCTTTGTTTAGTTTTACACAAATCCCAAACAGTGAGACTGAAAAAGACAACAAGCAGTCTTATTCAGACCAATTACAGACTGCAAATTCTACATGGTCCaaataacataaacacatataaaATGAGATAAATActtaaataaaatatttcttaaataaataaatgcttacaaataaaataaatatgtaaaGTAATAGATGCTGATACCCCTGGTCCCCTCTGCTTGGCAGTGGACCTGACTTCAGTGGACACCCGCTGCAGTGTGAGAGAGGCCGCCACCTCCAGCCGCATGCATGAGATCACGTCAGCCTATCAGAGCTCAGAGATCTACCAGAGCATGCTGGGAAAGAAGGAGCGGGCGTGCCAGAGGCAGGACAAACCCAGCATCCCCTTCAAAAGCAAAGAGTCGCCCAGTGGGGTGTCCAAACTAGGAGTGCTGGTCAGGTAGGAAGACCTCTGAACAATGATGAATACAATCACATTAAACCACTGTTAATCAATGAAGGTTGAAgcatcagcctctctctctctctttctttctctctctctctctctctctctctctctctctgtaatttCCGTAGTGTGTATCATAGTGAATGGATGGATGAGGGAATGATTGAATAAACGAGTGAATGACTGTGTGGGATAGAGATTATGAATGAGTGAACTaatgaacaaatgaatgaaatgaaaacaaatacATGAATTCTTGTATGAATGCCTCTCTTCCCCACTCTTGGTGTTTGTCTGCAGGAGAACCATGAGGAACCTGTCCCGGGACCGCATGGGGGTTCTGATGCGCCTCTCGCAGAACCTCATCTACGGGCTCTTTGTGGCGTTCTTCGTTATGCGACTGGACGAGGATGTGACCAAGGGGGCTGTGCAAGACCGGATCGGTATCATCTACCAGTCCATGGGCGCATCGCCCTACACGGGCATGCTCAACGCTGTGGCACTGTGTAAGTGGCTTTGTCTCTGTGcacacattttgtgcaacaaatttaaaaaggaaacaacacaaacttgtgtccctatctggacacagagatgtgttaaaacaatgcaagttgtgttgttttcaacacattcgttttaagagtgttcaTGCAGTGCTAAGATCAGGGCAGACCATGACCCATAACTATGTTTACTACTATGACCCATAACTATGTATATTTAACTATAACTAAATATACACTGGGCCATTCATGCACttcagacattcacacacttcAGACAACTCCAGACTGTTGGTGGCCTTGGTTAACTAAACTGCATGACTGATGCCACAGAAAACCTACAACTGAACTTCATCTTCCATAATCATGctaaaaataatacaataatacaaTCATTTTAAAGTATTGCAGAAAGTTAATGATAATGTTTTGGCAGTGATACACGCACATATACTGATCATTTCTGTTTTTGTATGTGCAGAATGCATTTCATGGAGATAATGTAAACATGGGGGGCtaatgaacatgcccccagagtgtagcactgtagctgcctggcaacTCTAGCTGTTGACTGCAGCAAATCGAGGTAGAACAGATTGTTGTACGTAAAAAAAACCCagcagaattctcctttaatagccTTTGTAGATAAGCGGGCATAAGTGATGCCACAGTATGGGCCTCTTAGAAAAGATACAAAGAAGGTAAAACATAAAAAGATAAAAAGATAAGATAATCCTTGAATTGTCTCACAATGCCAATGCATTCCATTGATTACAGCAGCAAGTATAGAATTAAGAAGTAAGACATGTACCTGTGCATGCACCTGGATAATACACACAGGTGGATCATGTTGTTAAAcacaaatttcaagtttttgcctgaaattgcactgtacCTCCTTACGGTAccttacaagggcattgttcccacctcttttggggcctaccatTAAATGtttgacctctatagaaagTAGTTTTCataggaaacagtcaaaataacacagagttacagaggctagaatatagttttttctttctgccggattacaagcatctctgaactgaccacatttcagccctctaggtcacttgatatcacttagaaacacaactgagccctagcaccaggtcttgtgaagctgtgtgcaaaagtagatcaatatagaatgaaaatatgagtgctttagaccattatttgccaaggtatgctcatgcgttttgtaaaatgcctatggaaactccccataggacttttggttatccaaaacgcatactgacaatcaaatgcttactgcacatgaacccttttgtgtagaagcacaatcctggtctcaaatgaaaggtaaagGAGACTTGGAGACGGCAGGTGAAGAGTCAGTGACCTGCTGGCGTTCGGTGCTGTGTTGGCCTGACGTTACACAGCTGATGAATTGTGCTGCTGCCCTCGTAAAGGCTTATGTCAGCGTGGTCTACTGTAGGTGAAGGCCAGTGACCGCCTTTATCGCCTCCTTCGTT
This genomic stretch from Alosa sapidissima isolate fAloSap1 chromosome 16, fAloSap1.pri, whole genome shotgun sequence harbors:
- the abcg5 gene encoding ATP-binding cassette sub-family G member 5, which encodes MIRGEMSNSYSVENNGWEKEASFQDSFTASLEKTREIDSTGCLDRSQPSCCLSVSNVSYKVSERVGPWWDLPSYRKKWTRQILNNVSFHVESGQLMGILGNSGSGKTTLLDTVAGRIGHSGSLQGEVLINGRKLKTEQFQDCFSYVLQSDNLLSYLTVEETLTFTAQLALKRHSTQAIRKKVSAVMAELSLGHVAHSVIGGRIFPGISGGERRRVSIASQLLQDPKVILLDEPTTGLDSMTANQIVVLLAELAKRDRVVIVTIHQPRSELFRVFNRIAIMSLGELVFCGEPGEMVDFFSGLGYECPEYCNPFDIYVDLTSVDTRCSVREAATSSRMHEITSAYQSSEIYQSMLGKKERACQRQDKPSIPFKSKESPSGVSKLGVLVRRTMRNLSRDRMGVLMRLSQNLIYGLFVAFFVMRLDEDVTKGAVQDRIGIIYQSMGASPYTGMLNAVALFPALRAISDQESKDGLYSKWQMFLAYIVHILPFSIISVFIFTSFLYWTVGMNPEPNRFLCFSAVIMVPHLIGEFLTLALLGVVQDPTMVNSGMALLNIAGILVGSGFLRSTQHMPLVFQWLSYLTFQKYGCELLIVTEFHNLNFTCSDTSLRPGACVINHGDQVIDQGYPGALSRYTLDFLLLYAFLPALVVLGIITFKIRDRIVRR